The window CGACGTCGTCCTCATCTGCATCACCCAAGACTCCGTCTCCAACGCCAACCGGTGGAACGCCCTCTAAAGCGTTCGGCAGAATATCAAAGGATCCTACCTCGTCGCCTACGCCGTCATTCAGATCAACAGCAAAAGACGGGGAGGCGACAAGTTGGACCGCTGGCTCGTACACTGGGACGGAGGAAGAAGCCACGGCAGCCCTGGAACTGGAACCAGCTGCCGTGGCTACATtggtggtattccggttcgaaccccctgagctggataccacatcaatcAGCTTTGCCAGCAAttctggtgtcctcacctccggaaactgcctccgacaaagaaacatgacttgcaggtcctcatcactaccaatcgtgagacaatcatacttcaccgtatcgtgcaggatcgtgactggaatgcgatagaaaaacttcttaacccgcttcgcaccttccaggccaagtttcatcagcacagatctaacaaggtcatcatagcttGTCGTTGGATTCACgacaatacagagaggatccttatctgtgaacttcactccggaacgagttttcctcttaatggatcctctgtggtgaaccagaacaacaaaactctcctcactagccatcttactCCATCTAATGAGACCAACTCACGCTTAGAACGGTTATATAGAGGTCTCTCTCCCACTAATTCGAACCGGTCCGGTTCGAATTATggtttgtgtaattcgaaccagcccggTTCGAATTACTGAGGCCGGActctctctataattcgaacCTCCCTGGTTCGAACTATGTGCACCCAAGGTTCGAACCTACCTGGTTCGATTTATGAAGAAAATTCAGGTAGTAGTTCGAACCacattggttcgaattacattcaAAGTTCCTCTCAAgctaattcgaaccaccctggttcgatttACTAACGTTTGtagttcgaaccaccctggttcgaattacataaagaTAGCgtttggcttattgctgaaacgattttcaATTTGGCGTATTTACGTTACACACTTTTTGCCTTGGCTTATTAGGGTTTTTTACCCtaaaaaatacatattatatCTAAATTACTTTTACGTAatgaaaattattataaaaaataattaaaaattcatcTGAAATTCGACTTTCCGTATTAATAAAATTTCTATTGTACCACGAACATTATCAAGATCGATGACGAAGGTCTAGCAGAcaggaaaattttatttaatgttCTTGGTCCGCACATGAGTCAAATGAAGAAATTGTGTCGGTAAATTCAGCCAATAACACTAAAATTGATGATATATGCAtatcaagaaattaaataagcaaGATCTTCAAAGTTAAAATTTTTCTCCCACCTGAGAAAAAGGTTGTTGAACTTTTACCATCAATGTGATTGATACACTAGAGGAGAAATGTAAAATTGTGGTACAATAGAAAAGGATTtcttctaatataattttttaatttttaaaaatagaaatcatGGACAACGATTTTCTTatatagtttttatattttttaaaatagaaacttCTAACAACGATTTTTCTTTTATGAAATCATTGGTCGAGATTTGTGCTTTACAGAAATTGGTAGTGGTAATAAAAAATACGAGAAAAATCTAAAATAGCCCCTGACAATTACCTTGAAAAATAACGaggtttttgacaaaaaaaaaatctaacccGACTcatgacaattatctcgaaaggacaacgagaccTCTGTGCTAAAAAaagtcaatattatttttttggcacagggactAATCtgtctcaaaaaaaaaaagatcagggtcggatttggtgtttttttttcttgaaagctTCGTTGTCCTTTTGAAATAATTATCAGGGGCCGGATCGAATATTTactctaaaaatactaaaatagaaattttaagaAAGCTTCcactaaaatttacatataatttatatttggAGAGCACTGCCTCCTTTTCCCTTTATGAGGCTCCGCCGCtggtaatttatatataaaaacattATATATGgttaataaaaaatgttattatgAAGATATGCTTATAATTCTGTGTAATATGCTCTAATTGGTCAAAGTGTAACTTTAGTCACCAACATTAATTGATTAATAGTTATTTGTGACAATTGTATAACACTTAATGGTTTTGGAAGCTCACTTTCTGTTGCAATGGAGGCCTAGGGCCTAGGCTAGTAAATTTCAGTCACTATAGAAAATGGGAAAGCAGTCATATAAGTCTCTTTGGGTAGctcactttattttattttattgcaaaTTGATTTCTTGCAAACGGGAGTTGACACATGctacaattttttaatttcatcGTCTTATGTTTTTGTATAAACAAAATTTGCTCAATTGTTATcacagtttttttatttaaaaacaatatataaattttatatgaagAGGGCCTTTATATTGTtcacattttttttccttttttctgaaTTGGAGTTTGCAACTTTTCATGCTCTCTTTCTAGCCTTCATTATTCCACgcaaaaagcaaaataaaacaaaaccctCCACTTTTAAGCCCAATTATTTTATTACTAGTTTCCCAAACAATATAGTCCTTGATTTTTTGTATGTACACAAAACACAATATTATATATTCACAACAAAATAGTTACTAAATCAATcactttatataataatattaaaatataaaatttattttaaaaataaattaaataatacatatttatacacgtatataatgactaatttaataattaattttcagaTATTTGaatctgaatctttaattagtGTATAAATTCAAGAACATAAACATTAGTGTATATAGAGTACCATTAACACGTATCATTGTAAGAATAAGGCATTGAATTGTCACATGTCACATTGTAATAAACTGGATTCCTAAGATCCGTGGAGACATAAATTTGCAAATGAGAATTAAAAGGATTTGACATATACATGTCCccaaaaaacaaaggaaaaaagatTTGACATATAATTGAATCTACTTTCCCTATACATTTATACACAACATTATTTACCCTGGaagaaaatttgagaaaaaaaagttccatctataattttcttttttcatgcCTCAtcatgaaaattgaaaactatATTAAGAAATACTAGGGATTATCAGAATTTACTTTTTTTAGTCATCAACTTAGCCATCCGCTCAATTCTTTTAGTTTAGTTCCTTTAGTCTAATAATTCAACAACATACTTTATTCCATATTTTTAAACTTTGATAGCTAACTGatggtcaaaaataataaattctgatatcCCTCTATCATTCCTCAACTATTTGTATATCATATATGTCAAAGCTAAAAAGGACTAACGGTGGTGTCTAGGGTTTGAACTACGAGGAGTGACACCATGCAAAAATTTTGTATATCCAAGTAAATTAAGCTTTCCATCACTATTTCGTATCCAATCTCTCAGAACTGAATAAGCTGAAGGACCTAGATTCAATTCCTGtggcaaaaaaaatttatatatatatttagaaaaatataattttacccAATttctaattaaattcttataatttaaattttataatcatGTATTTGTAttgttaaaaaagttaaaaaattaatttggtcCTTACAATTTAAACACTTCTAGTTTGTCCTTAAACTATACAAATCACCCTTTTCAATCTTAGTTAAAATATTGTGACAAGAAAGAGGGAATTTATGCTTGATCAGTGATCACAAAATTAAACTAGAGAGACTTGATTAGAAATGTTCAAATTTCAAGGACCtgattgaaaattttcaaaagataCAAAAATCTTAGTTAAAACTATTTTGACTTCcatcaaagtttttttttttttttttgtttcttacaGTATCTCCCAACCCGATAAACCGAGGACTAATCCATTATTTAACAAGGTTGGAAAAACGTTAGAAGATTAGTAtaagaaaagaatgaaatagCACTTACTCTTGCTAATTCTTCAACTGAAATTACACGGTTACCCTCTCTCTCAAAGTGCTCAAAAGCATTGGAAGCAATATCTTCCCACTTTTCAAGTGATTCCAATTGATAAATGCTAACTGCAGCTGCACAGAATTCTTCAAAGTCCATCTTTCTGTATGCAAGTGGTTCCATCTATATATGAAATTGTTCAACCAAAGTTGTGTAAGATTCTTGGTATCAAACTGTTAATCCAAAATCATAACCACCCAAGGAACATTTCCTCCACAATAAtgttgaaaaaagaaagaaaagggagcTTGAAGATTATTTTTTGTCAATACAATGAATGCCTCACCGCGTGTATAATATCAAGAACCTTTGACTCCCTCATGGCATCGGTTGCATGGCGTATAAGGGCCTGCAAAGTTTGCTATGAAACTGAATCATAGAGACTAAAAAGTAGCTAAGCATTGACATACACATACAAGCAGAAGAAGATAAACTTGAGAATTTAAGGAGTGAAACAGTAGAGATAACCATTTTGAAATTGTCGAGTAATACGTGGCCGTCTCGATTTGGTTCCAACAATTTGAACTGCGCTCTAAGATAGGGAAATTCGTCTTCTGTCAAAGCCTTTGAAAGAGCCTAAACGAACAAAGCCGTAAACATGAGTTAGAATACAGCACAAAGGTAAAAGAAAATCGAAATCTACAatcatctaaattttttttagaatcaaTTAAATTCGGTATTTAAGCTATCTAAATTACATCTTTAGGTGCAGTCCTTCCCCAGATCCTGGGTAACACGGTATAAGCATATTCAAGGAAATGAAGTAATACCTTTAATGCTGCACGTCTGAATGGTGTTGCGTGTATATAGGACTTCACTAGTTTATAAACTAATATATCGAGAGGGATGGCGCGGTTTTCATCCCTCAACCAAGGGTGAGCTGCATTTATGGAATTACACATTAATCAGTTCACAAATTCAACTTTTTACAGTATTATTTAAATGCTTGCATGTAAAAAAAGAACTATTATGACAACTTACTTAGAGCTTGGACGGCTGTCATTCTTTTCCTATAGTCCTTGTTTAGGAGCCTCTTTACAAAGTCCTTGGCCTCCGCAGACACAGAAGGCCAAGGTAAATCTTCAAAGTTAGGATCAGCTCTGAGCACTGAACGGAAAATTCCAGATTCTGTTCGTGCCCAGAATGGTCGACTTCCACATAACAAGATATATGTAATCACACCGATACTCCATATATCTGCTTCCACACTATATGACCTGTGAAGTACCTCTGGTGCAACATAATATGCACTCCCAACAATGTCATTTAGTCGTTcgtctgtaatcaatacacattaaTGGAAAATTAAGAAGGATCAGTTTTGAATCTACAAACATCCAACTAAGCATAGGAAAGTTAACAATATTCGGTAGTAATTTCATGAAAAGGCACTATCTAGTGTTGTATATCATTAATAACTTCCTCTACTTTTATGGTATCTGTTCATTTATATAGTGAGATATTTATAATCAGAGTTAATGacacttaaaaatttaaaaatgacgATATACAGAATCCTATTTTAATTAAGGTGCTGCAAAAATTTTTGAATAACATAACATGACCAAAACCACCAATAGCTGTTGACAAGATTGTGACTTTAATTTTCAAAGCCCATGTGCAGCAAACCTATATTATTGGAGTATAGTTAATCGGATTTATTGCACTTTATTTGTGACACGGTTTCTATCACACTTGGATATTGTAATCCAAGCATGGGTGACTTTGGTTATTAGTctttgacaaatttttaaatgcATTTAATGCACATCACAACAGGAACATCATGCAAATGTAATCAGCATCAATGAAATAGTGCATTTAGTAGCAAGTTGCCTATCTAACATAATAATGGAATAAGAGATTGCTTTGCAagtaaaaggaagaaaaagaattgagaaTCACTATAATTGTTACCTGTCCGGATGAAATCCGATAAACCGAAATCAATAAGCTTCATATCAGCATCTTCACTTTTTGAAGTAAAGAGGAAATTCTGTAACATCAATCCCATAGAAACAATCAACAACCATATTTCACATTCTTATTTTAACAACATGAAAATAAGAGAACTTGATGGGATTAAGATTTGAAGCACGAACCTCCGGTTTTAGGTCACGGTGCACGACGCCCTGAAGATGACAAAAAGCAACTACGCTTAGAATCTGCAAAACTATAGCTTTGGCATCCTCTTCCGGATACTTCCCTCCCCTAATTGAAATTTACATCATTCAATAAAATCGAAAGAGATTATATCATCTTGAAAGTTGCAACAAACATAACTAATAGAAATCTAACCTTGACAAAATCCTGTCAAGAAGCTCCCCGCCTTCACACAATctaagagcaaaagaaaaaaaaaaacttagaaagGCCATTTATTACAATGCTACAACTAGAAGACGCATAATTGCATATTCGAAGAATTTAACTATAACTTGACCATTATCACGTTGTTGATCTCATTAGAACCTTATAAAATGGTGAAAAGGCCTAGAAGCAAAGCATTCACTTCTCTATTTCTAACTTGAAACACCGAATACTTACTagagataataattaaaattagataaacaaCATACTCCATTACTATGTACACATTGTTGGCATCCTCAAAAGCATCATGAAATTTGATGAGATGCTTATGGCCAGATAGAGCTTTTAAGATCTTCACCTCTCTCCGAACATCTTCTATTGCTATCGCCGTCGTCATCTGCCAGAGAGAGCTTATTAAGACTACAGGAGTTGCCAACTATGCATTTTGCAAACGAAGGGAAAAAATATGGATAATGTAACATGGTAACCCCCAATAATAATTCCACTCGGGCATGTGAAGGCCTAGAAGATATAAtaatgaaaaagtgaaaaaccGAAATACTCTTACCACAGGACAGGGAGTTTAAAAACTTGAAGAAACTTCTTCAAGTGAAGAGAAAACAGCACATCATTCTAGGATCATATTTGCTCAGTTCATACCATGACAAATCGACATACCTCAAAATTCATCCATGGAGTTTAATTTTCAAGTACAGAACAAATTTCAGAACTTCAGACAACTTCATAATCATTTCGCAGTTCAGACGAACGAACAACGAATAACTATGATAGAAATGAGAATGGATGAACAATACACAACTGTAATAGCCGAACAATCTCAAGGATGGCCGGCAATGAATCTAGTAAAGACCGAATTAAGGGCCAGCAAATATAAACCAAAATTGTCAACTACAAATGCCATCATATTCTTCATAAGAAGCCAGAGCAATCAGAGTGCCAACTAGCTGAAACAATGTGGtgcctcattccaacaattcttAGCATTTTTAACATCTTCCATACAAATTAGCACCAGCCAACACAGAAACATTGATTGATTAATAATTCAAACATATAATCTAATCTATGCTAACACAACTAAATATAAACATTTAGATTCAAATTAAAATCGTACCATGTAATTGCAATTGCAATTGTACCTTAGACTTGGAAATGATTTTAACTGCTACAGCTTGGTCCTTGAATTCACCTTTCTTACACCTTGCATAACAAGTATGACCAAAATGCCCTTTCCCAATTTCCTTCCCAATCTCATACTTTGCACCAAAATTCTTTCCATATCCAAACCTCTTATCcagctcctcctcctcttcctccgccGTCGCCGCTGCCACTCCCTCCTCCGGTATAGTCCCCTCCTTCGCCCTCGCCGCCACCGCGCCTCGCCCCAGTCGCTTCGCCAACGACGCACGAATATGCTTTGCCGGAGACGGAGGTGGAAAAGGCCGCCGGAAAATCCTCCTCGGAGTCGCTGTCCTAGCCGGAGACGGTGTCACGCCACCTCCGTGAGGGTAAGGGCTCCGCCACGGCGACAATAAAGCTCTCGCCGGAGTGTTCTTCACCGAGGGCGTGACTGACGGCGGAGGAAGGTCGTCGGAGCTGGGAATCGCGGCGGCGTCAGTTTCCGGCGAGGGATTAGTCTTGCCGTAGCACTGCCCCATGATTGGTGAAAAGTTTGCGTAATTTTGAAGTTTTTTACACCGGTGGTGTATGTGATCAGAGTAAAGGAGTCAAAGTCAGCACATCGGAGGGTTGAAGAGCGTTCTCGGTGGATCAGAAAGATCTGAACGGCGGATCTGGTCGGAGGAAAGAATGAAAGCGCGGGAATTAGTTTTTGGCAGGtgaggtagagagagaaagtaaagaatgttagttttttttttttaagagagagAGTCGAGTGGCGACAGAGACAGAGGccgaagaaaagagaagagaccaAGGAAGGTCTGTTGTTGAGTGTGTTTGAGGCTTTTGAGCAGAGTGAGTTGTGAGTGTGacataatactattttttttttttaagggtgGTTGTAGACTAAATTGTTTAGAGACAATAGTTCTTATCATTTTAGTTTTTtacattcaaaatttattatattaatttttaagatttagTTCTCAATATCATATTGGTTATGCTAAGTTGGCAAGATAGAATATCAAACATACTCTGACTTGACATGCTGacataaaattaaatatcattttattttagtgtttaaataagacaaaaataaaaaaataaaaaaaatttatataatatataaattatttttttattttttaaaatgattttgtttttattttatttaagtgtcAAATGAAACAAAAATGTTTAATAATGTCTTTAGTATCATAAGTTAAAGATAGgtcaaaattttatttactaaCTCAATATTAAAAATGATCTAGTGAGTAATATAGTGTTTGGagagttaaatctcaatttgaCCCCTGAAATTTAACCTGATACTCAGAATAATTCCCACAATTTTGTTGGTCCTAATTAGAATCTCTAAATTTACAATTGTGACTCGAACTTGCTCCTGCGATCATCTCCATCACCGGAATGTTGATCTAGCGCAATTGCATGACATGGTGGACACTACTTAAACGACGGCGCATTGGTTTTGTGTGCAAACCCTTTGGAAACCAACCACGTAGTGTaaggattttttttatgtttgacaACTTATGATCGTCGTAGTGGAAATAAAGAGGTTTTAACCCACAAAAAACTGGAAAAATGATCATCTCcagtttttttaacaattgatagAATATAGTGTGATCTATCACATTTGATTCTACGAGTggaaccaaaaataaataagagaaaacaaTAAATGATTAGATTGAATACTGGATATCATCCAATTTTTTTCTCACCGAAAAGGATCCACTTCCCAAAAACTGAAACGACATAGTTTCCAAAGGGTTTGGACGCGAAACCAGTTTGGACGCGAAACCAATGCGCTGTCGTTTAAGTAGTGTCCACCGTGACATACAATTGTATCAAATCAGCATTCTGGTGACGGAGATGATCGCAGAGGCAAGTTGGAGCCATAATTATAAATTTGGGGTTCTAATTGAGGCCAACGAAATTGTAAGAGTCATTTTGAGTATCGGACTAAATTTCAGGggccaaattaaaatttaactcagTGTTTAgagttaaatttcgaaaactaaaataataaattttaaatttaaaaaactaaaataataaaagtcaTGATTGTATAAGGGTGCATACGTGGAATGCTACTGTGGGTCCCAAATAACGGCTTTGGTTTATGGAGAATCAATGGTTTTGATGGGAATGAGCTGggattgacttttgaattttgatcAAGGCCGTTGGCTTGTTTCTTTGTCtctttctgtttctgtttctggACTATGATGATGTAttaaaaaactatatatatatatatatatatatattaaaatgaatattatatatttatgtataaatatatatattatttaatttatttttaatatatattttatataataattaattttgatgtatacttaatataattattgttataattaagtcgttaataaaaataatgacaTAATAATTTCATGTTAATGTACGTGTCACTGAAATGAGATGCATGGATATAACCACTAAAATGGTGGACTACTACGAGTAGCTATtagtttctttctttctcttttgtttttggtaaaaagtatttataatttgacttgacttaattTCTTCGGGAGTAAAACTTTTGGGATAGATTTGGGATATATAGATATTGTAAAATTTACAATTTGGTTGATTAAATTTTACATATCAGTCAAACTAGTTTTTAGTTGTCTATGATATTCTTTTGATAGTTCAAAGATTAATTTATGGcgaatttaaactttatttaaatatttattattgacATTTAATAAGTTATTACATGCATAAGAtgggataataaaaataaattttgaagtaTTAAAATGTGAATttactttatttgtttttttacaCTTTATTTAGATAGGGGTGatggaaaatagaagaaaaacataaaaaaatataaatataaatatataaaaatataaattattttatgtgttgtttgaataaaaaaataactaaaaataatagaaaaaaattttttgtttggataaaaaaataaaaaaattataataaaaaattacattaatatctttagattttttattaattaaaaaataaattaataattttactcttatttagatttttttttcattttcatttcatctctgaaaaaaaaaatagtgggtgttactattttttttctttcatcctatttttcttttttatttaaattacaaaaaactcacatttatatttttttttctttcttttcatattCCCTCCATCCAAATAATGCGTTAAATGTCGGTTTGACCTAGTCACTTTGAGATGGATACAAGTTCTAAAATATTGTACAATATAATAGGGAAGGTTTCCATAGTAGACTGAGTTTGCCATATTTGGCTTTGTTTACATGGTTGGAGATCGATGGACGGTGGTAGTAGAGGGATAATGATATCTTCTcatctataataatattaatttacatATATGATATATGGTATGATATCATCATTAtacaattataattcattattgattattaatttaGAGGAGACAAGAACAAGAGGTACATGAGtaattaatagaataaatatttaaagtGGTTCTTTAAATTtacagtttttattattttaattttttaaattaaaaatttattataataattttttaaatcaaactttatattatattaatttttagatattttttaagatCGAATCATTAATAAAGtcttgaattaattttaatttgtcaCATTTgacatataattaaataatatcattttattttgacatttaaataagataaaagagaagattaagaaaaatttatataatatataaataattttttctctcctcattcttcaaaaataattttatttttgtcttgtttaAGCATCAAAATAAAACAACGTTATATCTAGCATAACAAATCAAAATTAACCTATTATTTCGTCCTTTAATTCAAtaccaaaaaaatccaaaaattgatatAATGACTAAAACTAAATCTTAAAAATAGTatagtaaattttttaaaataataaaaatcataaatcttaaAATCATTATAAAAATTTAGTTGTAATCAGTAATATAAAGCCAATATCTTATTAACTTCTttctataaaataataagaatgatttGAACATGATATATATAACTCACCAATAATTATGTATGAGCAGTTGTAATATTTTTATGACTTTTTGCATTAATAGAGGAAGAACAAACATATCTTTTCGAATTTATTCTATGTTATGAAAACGACAACCAATTTTCGAGGAATTAATATGCAAACTTAAGCTCTAAGAAACAAGAAAATGGCATACACATGCATGCAATAATTTCATTTGATGAAGGAAAGATGCATGGTTTGGTGCGGTTTCTTTATCATAAGCAACTGCCATGTACCATGTAGCTGATGAAATTACAGCTATATATTTGTTGACCAAAAGAAAGTTATAGGACACTTTGATAGTCAAACTATATATAGAGAGATAAGAAGAATTTTGTGACCATAGAAATTGGAGTTTCATATATTGCCATGACATACTTGCGTGAATGTAACATAAGGTTAACAAAAGGCA is drawn from Arachis hypogaea cultivar Tifrunner chromosome 12, arahy.Tifrunner.gnm2.J5K5, whole genome shotgun sequence and contains these coding sequences:
- the LOC112726560 gene encoding CDPK-related kinase 3 isoform X1; this encodes MGQCYGKTNPSPETDAAAIPSSDDLPPPSVTPSVKNTPARALLSPWRSPYPHGGGVTPSPARTATPRRIFRRPFPPPSPAKHIRASLAKRLGRGAVAARAKEGTIPEEGVAAATAEEEEEELDKRFGYGKNFGAKYEIGKEIGKGHFGHTCYARCKKGEFKDQAVAVKIISKSKMTTAIAIEDVRREVKILKALSGHKHLIKFHDAFEDANNVYIVMELCEGGELLDRILSRGGKYPEEDAKAIVLQILSVVAFCHLQGVVHRDLKPENFLFTSKSEDADMKLIDFGLSDFIRTDERLNDIVGSAYYVAPEVLHRSYSVEADIWSIGVITYILLCGSRPFWARTESGIFRSVLRADPNFEDLPWPSVSAEAKDFVKRLLNKDYRKRMTAVQALTHPWLRDENRAIPLDILVYKLVKSYIHATPFRRAALKALSKALTEDEFPYLRAQFKLLEPNRDGHVLLDNFKMALIRHATDAMRESKVLDIIHAMEPLAYRKMDFEEFCAAAVSIYQLESLEKWEDIASNAFEHFEREGNRVISVEELARELNLGPSAYSVLRDWIRNSDGKLNLLGYTKFLHGVTPRSSNPRHHR
- the LOC112726560 gene encoding CDPK-related kinase 3 isoform X2, with the translated sequence MMTTAIAIEDVRREVKILKALSGHKHLIKFHDAFEDANNVYIVMELCEGGELLDRILSRGGKYPEEDAKAIVLQILSVVAFCHLQGVVHRDLKPENFLFTSKSEDADMKLIDFGLSDFIRTDERLNDIVGSAYYVAPEVLHRSYSVEADIWSIGVITYILLCGSRPFWARTESGIFRSVLRADPNFEDLPWPSVSAEAKDFVKRLLNKDYRKRMTAVQALTHPWLRDENRAIPLDILVYKLVKSYIHATPFRRAALKALSKALTEDEFPYLRAQFKLLEPNRDGHVLLDNFKMALIRHATDAMRESKVLDIIHAMEPLAYRKMDFEEFCAAAVSIYQLESLEKWEDIASNAFEHFEREGNRVISVEELARELNLGPSAYSVLRDWIRNSDGKLNLLGYTKFLHGVTPRSSNPRHHR